CTCCGTCTGGAACAGCCCCGGGACGATGCCCGGTTGGAACCCCCGGCACTCGTACACCTCCTCCTCAAGCCCTACGAGGTCCAGGAAGTCCTGGGGCAGTTGGTCCTCCAGAACCCGCCACCACCGCTGGCGCCGACCTTCCCGCGCGAGCGCCAGCCACGATTCCCGTTCGGCGTCGCCGGTGACTCCGTAGAGATCGAGCAGCACTCGAAGGTCGAGTTGCCGAATGCCACTGCGCCCAGCCTCGATGCGGCTCACCTTCGCCGGGTGGCAGCCCAGTCGTTCCGCCGAGTCTTCCAGGTAGAGATCCTTGTCTTCCCTCAACCGGCGCAGGTTGGCGCCCAGTACCCGCCGGCGCACCGTCGGCCTCTGCTCGGCAACCACAGCCCGCCCCTTCGTCTGCGTGTTCACACGGTGATCGCAACGATACCCACCGCACAGCTATGCAAGTCAAACATTCTGTCCCGCTTGCAATTCGCTCGGCATGCGAGGAAGCTAACGGACGGTTCACAAGCAGATACGGACTGCACTCGCGTTCGAGCTTCAGCGAGCCGTGATGCACGTCGCAAGGAGGCCACGATGTCCGCACCTCGGGATTCAAGCGCCACGGCCGATGTCCCCCGCCTCGCCACTGCTGTTCATCTGTTCACTCGCCACCGAAAGAGTCCGGGCCGAGCGCGGGACGTCCTGCGGCTCCAGCTCGCTCGTTGGCAGGTGGACTGCAGGACGGCCGAGACCGCGGTACTACTGCTTTCCGAACTGGTCACCAATGCGGTCTGTCACGGACGGGTTCCACCGGGGCGTCAGATCGGGACGCGGTTCACGCTTGACGCCGGATGCCTGCGGATCGAAGTGGCCGACGCCAACGACGACCTGCCCCACCCCCGCATCGCGGGCGAGGACGACGAGAGCGGGCGCGGGCTGGCGCTCGTGGACGCGCTTGCGGACGACTGGGGTACCTATCGGCGGGCCAACGGC
The Streptomyces sp. CNQ-509 DNA segment above includes these coding regions:
- a CDS encoding ATP-binding protein, which produces MSAPRDSSATADVPRLATAVHLFTRHRKSPGRARDVLRLQLARWQVDCRTAETAVLLLSELVTNAVCHGRVPPGRQIGTRFTLDAGCLRIEVADANDDLPHPRIAGEDDESGRGLALVDALADDWGTYRRANGIGKCVWVRLRLPPDRG